Sequence from the Zeugodacus cucurbitae isolate PBARC_wt_2022May chromosome 5, idZeuCucr1.2, whole genome shotgun sequence genome:
GCCACAGCAACCAATATTGCTCTGTATCATAGTGAGCACATACGACGAATGTGAGTACTCCGAGGTGCTTACCAGATAGGTCAGTGTGCGCTGCAACAACGGCTGCAGGCTCGAGTGCATGGTGCTGTAATCGAGCAATACGGCCGAACCGGCCACACCAGCGGCAAAACCAAAAGCCTGCGTGCCGAGAAAGACCAAAAGCGCCAAGGTGTTCTCCATCAAAGCGCTAAGGCAACCCAAAAACGAAACCGCCATCATGATAATGCTTGTGCCAATTAGTATGTAGACGCCAATGTAAAAGTTTTGTGCTTGCAATATAGCCAGCCAATTGCTGAAACCTTCTTCGGCGCGCAGCCAAACGGTGAGCGCGAACAGCGCGGTCGCAAACATCCATGCGACAATGTTGAGGCAGAAAAGTGTGTACTTTACGCAGCCAATTTGCTTCTCCAGCGTGTTCTCCTGACGCCCCAAACCCATTTTGTTGTCTAactgtttttttaatatgtacaaAGTCACTGGTGATTAACTGCAATGTGAGAGGGAGAAGTGAGAATGGTTAGcatgtatttttttactttgaattgaaaatgttttaagcattaaatatttctttgtaaGTTGTGCTTTATTTATCAGTGCAACATTTTTATCTTAATATTTTTGTGACatttttagaacattttttttatatttttattataatttttaataatatattttttatagtatttttttaaatcttttttattgtaatttttaatgatatattttttatgtaattgaaTTATCAGTTTTGTACACATTCATTTAGCGCTAATTTAATCAATTACTTTATCAATGTATATAGATAAAACGCCTATATTAGATTGTGACTAATAGACAAACAACTTAAGCTTTGCGAGTGCCTTCAGCAATTTTCGTTTTAAATGTTGGTTTCGAAGTCTACCgaagatacattttatttatggaatttttcttcggaaataatttattatttaaatttattaattataatttatatttttattattaaaaattaaattaaaaccatTTGCAATTGAGTTTTTTGAGcgcttttatattattatttatttttttatgtattatttgtaaatttatattttttcactacAGTTTTTTTACTGCCTTGCTAAATTTAGCACAAAAATGTCACATACTTTCagtcagtaatttttttttctctttttcacaTTACACCCAATTCACATTTGCCCCCCCTTAATTTTGTCAAttactttttacatatattttacggTATTATCTGTGTGTGTTTAGCAAATATTGTTATCAGCGCTGTGCTATTGATGATTAATATTGTCGGTGTTGCAACAACAGGTGCTTTTGTACGCTTAAGCGCGTGTGAGGTCATCAAAAGTTTGAAAATAAGCGGAATTGGTGtgattaattattgtttttgtattaaatttcgtATATATTTGATGATTCAATAAGTTTAGAAGTgtaaaattatgattattttacAAACGGATGacacaaagtaaatatttgtctttaaatatatttagatatattttaaatttatgttattttagaTTGTTGGAGTTAAttcttttcctttttatttaatttttttttatttaatttaatttttttactatttaaattttttttattcgtttttgGCTATAACGTTTTCCATTTTCCCACATAATTGTTGCTGTAAGTGTTACTTATTTATCTCTTCTGCTATAATTCTTCTACATTCACacacattttttctttctttgcaaAGCGAACACGCCAACGCCCTCGTTTCTTCGACGTATTACTTCACAAGTGTGGTTGCAATATTTACAGTTCCATAttaaatagataaaatagattcGTAAAGCagcattttttctattattaaaataaatttacacttttttttaacaattattttgttttattaaaaaaatattaaatcatattaactattatatttttttgtctttgaAATGCAATATATCACCTTTTCAATATGTGActgctttcaaaatttttttttaaatagtttcacgcacaaaattattaaaaatgtttcttcaatattttccaaatgTTGTTAAACTGTTTATTtcgtattaattattattttaaatgtaatttttccaattttattcaGCAAAATTTGACCTCGTTACTGGTCTTCCTCCACTGTTCGTTTTGGTCGTTGTCGTTCGTTTAGAATTCGCTAAAGAAATCTGTTACAACGTTTTGTGAAAACATACCTCAAACCCACGGCTAACCAATACGTATGTGCCCAAGAAaacttacaaaacaaaaattcaaaaaagcgCGTTCACTCTTAGCAAAGCCACGAAGTGACGCTGATAAGATAAGCAATTTTGATAAGATATAATATTGGCGCAACATAAAATAGCATACTCTGTAGGCGCTTTGGTGGAAACAGGTGCACTATACAATAACTAGACCCGTTGTTGTCTAACATTCttagacatacacacaaacgcacacaagGGTATGGCACTTGTTCGCTTCGCAACTTGCTTGCCTCATCTTAACTGTCTTATCGCAATATTTGTAGTTTTAGTATGGCTTATTGCATATAATGGCACAGGTGAATCAGTTATCTACGTccgttacagcaacaacaaacgcgtACAAGTGCTACAACAAAATAGTGACTGGCTTTGTAATCGCGCGCGTTGGTCGTTTGTTTTAAAATGCCATGAAGGTTCCTCTTTATCACGTTTACATTTTTTCGACTATATTTTATCGCATTTCATAAGCTGATTCATTATGGCATTCGTGGTAAATTTGGATGATGTAGAAATTTGGCCGCCCTCTACAATCTTTAGTGGGTTGTGGAAATGTGACGAGAACCAAAAGCTTTTATGGCAAAGAAGCTGCGTTCCACCGTTATCTATCCAAGGTGTTCAAAATAATATGCTATCTGCACCTCATTGTTCCACTTGgtacaaaaaattgaaatcttaTTAAAAGTTAGAACAAAAAGagattcttatttaatattgatttaattaaatttgttttgattacacttatttcaacataattttaattgttacttacattcatttgatttgatttgacttgatttgatttgatttgatttgatttgatttgatttgatgttATGTGatatgatgtgatgtgatgtgatgtgatatgATATTTAATGCATGCGATATGTGCTGTGATGACTTGTGATgtgctaaacattttttttgatgCGATGTTAAGTGTATCATTTCTATGTGTatcatatgatatgatatgcAGTAATATTATCACCTCTTGAGCTTATACAAGGAGACCGTAAAGGAAGGAGTTGATGTGTGATATGTTGTAATTGCATATAATTTCCTTTAAAGCGGAATGTGATGTCATATATGTGATGCGATAGAATTTGATTTCATATGAGAAAATGAAGGTGTTATAATTTATTGCGTGATGTGGTGTGATGATGTGATCTGTTGTAGGAGTTTTGTAAATCCTCGTCGGTGTctcattaatatttgtatttctttcaaaaataattattatcatCAATTTaatctaataaatatatttttccatgtCTTCACAGCACCGGTTTCTACATGTCTGAGTTGCTGTACATGTTTGGTGAGTTGGACGAACGCGTTCGGCCGTTGACCTTCTGCATACGTCGTTGGGCGCAAGCCTGTGGCTTGACCAATCCCTCACCTGGTCGTTGGATAACGAATTTCTCGCTCACCTGCCTTGTGATATTCTTTCTACAGCAGATGAAGCACCCCATACTGCCCACCATAAACAACATGATGAAATCAGCCACACCCGATGACATACGTCTAACGGAGGATGGCATCAATTGCAGTTTTGGACGTGATTTCGAACGCATCGGTTTTCGCTGTCGCAACACGTCCAAATTAAGTGATTTATTGCTGCAGTTCTTCGAATTTTACTCGCAATTTGATTTTCACAATCGCGCGATATCGTTGAATGAGGGACGCGCTATAGCGAAGCCTGATCATTCTGCACTGTATATCGTCAACCCGCTGGAGCAAGTGAGTTATAAATgcagtaatttttgaaaataaaactaacCTTACTTAAAGGTGCTGAATGTGAGCAAAAATGTCAGTCTCGAGGAGTGCGAACGTCTGCGCATTGAGGTGCGCAATGCTGCTTGGGTGCTGGAGTCGGAGGTAGAGAACCCCTCACAACCGGAGAGTGAAGGCGCTCAACTAGCCTGGGGCATTTTACATCTCTTCAAGTCAAATGAGAAGTCTATTATACGACCGAATATGTTCTTCAAGCCGCGCATGGTCGAGGTTAGCGAACTCTTCGACGGCACAGACGCTggcacagcaacaactacatcAATCGAATTCAAGAATTCCAACACAAAGCGTGAGGTGGAGAGCATAAAAGCGCAGGCACGCGGTGACTTTAAGCAAATGCGCATtaatgcaacagcagcagcgacggcggcggcagcagcaacaacagcaacagcgccTCCAAAGGCAGCAAAAGGGCGCCGTAGTAGATGAGGCGGTCGACTGAATAAGCACTCTTAAAGTTTAGCTGTAAACTGCCGTTATTGCTGGTGCTGTTaaagtgtaaaatatttttgtatatacattagTATTCACCTTCTAGTGCGGCATAAGAATTTTCAGACCAAATGCGCTGTAAAAAGTGTAGAGACTATAgttaatatgtttttgtttttaagtttagTGGTGTCAACTGATCTATCATACATCTCTgctgttgtatttttataacaaatgaaGTCATACAAAGttgtatttgtttactttagtGTAAGAAACTTATCAATGTTAAGTTTATATATTCTGTTAGATAGAGaaatatagaagtaaaattaaatcaaaagttAAAAtctactaaatttaaaatttatatttttttatttcaaaatgcaCCAACAATTTACATTGATGGATAATATATTACAGTAGGTTCTAGGAAACGGTAACGTTCTTCTGTTTATCCAGGTGTTAGATAAATTTCAACCTCTCTAGTAAGTATTAATGTTGACTCCGCATTAACCAACTCTTTGTCTGACCTCGTAAACTAACGAAATTTAAAggttttatcccttttctaaaatctttggcatatgcaggatatttttcaatttcagaaattaaaattttaaacagtttCTGATttggattttcattttcacttcaaatattccttaaaACAACCGCGCCTTTTCTACGTCGCtctcaattatagcaacgacaaagaacgattgtttctatgtcgttttaTACTCGTTTCAAATTAGGGaatctccatttattttcgACAAATGTcgataacgccaacaggaatgccaattAGGCCATGATTCaagtagctcacgacttccggttttagaccaagtatcccctgggtagctaacaaacatccgtttgaaggcgagctaaagtgagaaggcgaatccacttctgcggttgtgcgtagggttttggACCCACTACATAaaaagtaccaatgaaaaatcgaagaaagcctcggatgagacaccccccctttttatgacgaccactgcaaacgttttaaggataatgatttaagggcatgcacctggaatgtcccgacccttaattgggaaggtgcctctgcccagctggttgatgtcctcgtacgTCTAAAGGCTGATATCAACGTCATCTAAGAAGTGCGATGGGTGGGACAAGTACGGAAGAAGATGGGTCCTTGTGActtctactacagcggccatataaaggagcgcaaatttggtgttggatttgtggtgggagagagactccgtcgccgagtcctgccATTCACCCGGGTGGATGAacatctagccacaatccgcataaaagcgaggttattcaacatatcgcttatttgcgcccatgccccaacggaagagaaggacgatgtgaccaaagatactttctatgagcgctaaGAAGGCACCtatgatcgacttcgctggggtccgaaatatggttgtctgtagtaccagattccagcataagaaaatacatcaagctacttggctgtgtcctgatcgaaacacgcgtaaccaaatcgatcacgttgtgatagacggaagacatgtctcctgtgttctagacgtgcgtacgctccgagaaccaaatatagactcggaccattaccTAACTAcggcgaagatacgcacccaccTCTGTGCAACAaaaaacgcccgtcaacaaacacaaggaaggttcgacgtggAAAaactgcaatcgcaacagacagccacgaaatactctactcgacttgcactcctgctctctgagagtactcatcagcatctcggtataagggaactgtggaacggtatatcaaactcactgcgtacagctgcaaccgaaacaattggatttcggcaaagacgaaaaacaagctggtacgatgaggattacCGTCTCACAGCGGAGAGAAAactgactgcctacctcgcgacgttgcaaacaaccacaacacgtgcgggatgggatagataccgagagctgaagaggaaagtgagacgcatctgcagacaaaaaagaaaaataccgaaatgcgtgagtacgaagagcttaagAAGCTGACAGACAGAGGTTatgctcaaaaattttatgaaaaagtgaagcgacttaacgaaggtttcatggccggagcatcctcatgtagagaccaaggtggtaatctggtaaccgatgtccagggcatactgggattaaggaggaaacacttctccgacctgttgaatgacagtgaaagtacaacaccaggagatggcgaacccgattccccaatcgatgacgatggaacagatgttccattacccgaccatgaagaaattcgaatatcaattacctgcctgaagaacaacaaagcggcgagggcgatagattaccggccgagctattcaaatacggcggcgaagaactgataaggtgcatacatcagcttctttgcaaaatatggtcataagaaagcatgcctgacgattggaatcttagtgtgctctgcccaatccataaaaaggagaTCCCACAATATGTGCCAATTactgtgaaagactaaagccaccatcaacaaactgagtggaccttatcagtgtggctttagacctggaaaatccacaactgaccagatattcaccatgcaaagttgtagacctatacCAAAACGTTGGAGTCGATCTGAACCTTgtaccatacaaaatataaagtaagcactagtactgtatttatagtgggGCATCGACCTTCTAAAAATTGCTGAAATccgaccataagttttcaaggcctgacatatcgaacatgaggacctcagtgcttctaatgcattttttaacgaaaatatagtctCTCAGTTATTTTGAtggaattcagagggaatatttctcttctaataatatgtctccgtgccaaaaatgagtgaatcgGCCTAGGGCCTAATATTTAGGGTTTCAAACTTTATACCATATCGAATATATGggctataaaattaaataaataaattgcgagagtataaaatgttcggttacacccgaacctggtccttccttacttgttctattttattttgttatttaatatatacaatttagatAATTTTTCCTTTCGTtcgttgtagttgttattgttatttaaattgatttgtttggaaaaatccatctaactttttttaaattttatttttaatattttatattttttccatatcgttcgtttttattatttccatattatatatgtatatatatataattttcaattacaataaattgtattctatttatttttaatctactTTGGCAACTCATTGCTTTATAATAGTAACTGTAAATTAATAATGCTTTCAGTTTTTTTATACAGTAGTTGAAAATACCAAACGGTGCCAGGATGCagacaatacaaatattttatggtttctgcattttattaattttaagccGAGCGCATTCAACAAATGTAAgttagtaataaataataaatataacgaatataataattatgaaaatgataatTCCACATATTCTTCACCGTTTAGGCACGAATGCGAATGCAAGAAGCACATCGCCAAGtgagtaaaaaatatgaattataagtttttgtatatatttatttcgttatttatttaatttaatatatgtataactaattttattattattattttttttacataactatatatatatttatattacttgCTCTTTTACAGATCCTTCAACCCACCTGGCTCTCGGACAGTAGTCGCGCCGAAAAGCCCTCTGATGGCACCGTACGCATCACGCCCGAGAATCTGCGCGAGACGGCTGAGTGGCGTGCGATCATACAAAAGGCGGTTAACGAAGGGCGTTACGCGGTAGACATCGATGaggtgaatatatgtatatgtatatagtaaatgtaaatatattgcaTATGTATGATTCTACAGGAAACACCACAATTTAATCCAGAAGATCGTTTTCGTCCTCAGCCATTTCCGCCACCACAATTCGGTCCACCATCTTTAGCACCGTTCAATCCACCTCATTGGCCACTTCAATTTGAAGTGCCCACAATGGCGCCTTGGCTACCGCTGGAACCGCCGACGCAGCCCAATCCAATGCAACGCATGTGGAGCGATTTTATGGAGAATACGCGTCGAATGTGGGAACAGCATTAGGTTGtaagagaaaaaatattcataaatgtgCAATCTTTTGTTTGTGGcaagtttatttttaagttatagtgtttttaagctaaaaaagtaaggttatgtatataaataatttgttgtgtttaaacatttacatatttatgctagtttatgaaagtttatttgtttgtaaatatgtaatgtaTGCTTTTACCTgttcagtattattttttatttttgaatatttcttctGTACAGAATTTGTGTTATTAAgcattcaaagaaaaaaaattgttattctaTTGTTAGCCATCTAGTTTCATTGGGATATGTGGAATTTAGTAGATGGTGGGTGTGGTCAATGATACATTTCCTTATAAATGAAGTCTATATATTCTGAATTTCATGGTGATGTGGCGGATATGAAATATTGACTCAGATGAAATCATTTATGCGATTATAGCCTAATCAAAAATAGCGATTTATTCGTCTTTTCTTACCCAATTGGAAATACCTAGCGGTCGTTCGCCCCCTGGTCTTTCCTACGGAGTGGatgccttcctcttcctctgtttccaccggcgggtactacatcgagcACTTTCAAACTTGTAGCActctcgtccattcgaacaacataacctagccacCGTAGCCGCAGTCTTATTATTCGCTGAActgtgtcaatgtcgtcgaataacacattcagctcatcgttccatcgtctgcggtattcgtcgttgccaatgttgaagggaccgtaaatcttctaGAACCTTTCtcacgaaaactcctagtgccatctcatcggaacttgacattgtccacgcttctgcaccataaaataaGACGGGAACACT
This genomic interval carries:
- the LOC105214638 gene encoding tetraspanin-2A, which translates into the protein MGLGRQENTLEKQIGCVKYTLFCLNIVAWMFATALFALTVWLRAEEGFSNWLAILQAQNFYIGVYILIGTSIIMMAVSFLGCLSALMENTLALLVFLGTQAFGFAAGVAGSAVLLDYSTMHSSLQPLLQRTLTYLVSTSEYSHSSYVLTMIQSNIGCCGATGPWDYWNLHQPLPNSCRDTVSGNCFFNGCVDELTWFFEGKTSWIVGVALSLALLNVVCAILSLVLVQAVKKEEDEARTYRH
- the LOC105214639 gene encoding poly(A) RNA polymerase, mitochondrial isoform X2 — translated: MAFVVNLDDVEIWPPSTIFSGLWKCDENQKLLWQRSCVPPLSIQGVQNNMLSAPHCSTCTGFYMSELLYMFGELDERVRPLTFCIRRWAQACGLTNPSPGRWITNFSLTCLVIFFLQQMKHPILPTINNMMKSATPDDIRLTEDGINCSFGRDFERIGFRCRNTSKLSDLLLQFFEFYSQFDFHNRAISLNEGRAIAKPDHSALYIVNPLEQVLNVSKNVSLEECERLRIEVRNAAWVLESEVENPSQPESEGAQLAWGILHLFKSNEKSIIRPNMFFKPRMVEVSELFDGTDAGTATTTSIEFKNSNTKREVESIKAQARGDFKQMRINATAAATAAAAATTATAPPKAAKGRRSR
- the LOC105214639 gene encoding poly(A) RNA polymerase, mitochondrial isoform X3, coding for MAKKLRSTVIYPSTGFYMSELLYMFGELDERVRPLTFCIRRWAQACGLTNPSPGRWITNFSLTCLVIFFLQQMKHPILPTINNMMKSATPDDIRLTEDGINCSFGRDFERIGFRCRNTSKLSDLLLQFFEFYSQFDFHNRAISLNEGRAIAKPDHSALYIVNPLEQVLNVSKNVSLEECERLRIEVRNAAWVLESEVENPSQPESEGAQLAWGILHLFKSNEKSIIRPNMFFKPRMVEVSELFDGTDAGTATTTSIEFKNSNTKREVESIKAQARGDFKQMRINATAAATAAAAATTATAPPKAAKGRRSR
- the LOC105214640 gene encoding uncharacterized protein LOC105214640 isoform X1; translated protein: MQTIQIFYGFCILLILSRAHSTNILQPTWLSDSSRAEKPSDGTVRITPENLRETAEWRAIIQKAVNEGRYAVDIDEETPQFNPEDRFRPQPFPPPQFGPPSLAPFNPPHWPLQFEVPTMAPWLPLEPPTQPNPMQRMWSDFMENTRRMWEQH
- the LOC105214640 gene encoding uncharacterized protein LOC105214640 isoform X2, coding for MRMQEAHRQILQPTWLSDSSRAEKPSDGTVRITPENLRETAEWRAIIQKAVNEGRYAVDIDEETPQFNPEDRFRPQPFPPPQFGPPSLAPFNPPHWPLQFEVPTMAPWLPLEPPTQPNPMQRMWSDFMENTRRMWEQH